GGCCAGGAGAATCACGTCGCCTTCGGCGTCCCGCGGGCGACATAAGGACCATTACCAGACGCAAAGCAAATCCTACTCCCATTTTGGCGGGTAGCCGAGTTTTCCTTGAAATCTAGTGGCCTCGAAAGCAACGGTGATCCTGCCATCGCTGACGGCTCGCGAACAACCTTCTAAGTCCAACAGTCCAAAGCCCTTTCACACCCTTGCCGGCCGCATTGTCTGCCCTCTGCGCCCGAGCCCTCGCATGATCTCTGGTCTATCCTCGATCCTGGGTCGAAAGTGCCCCGCGCGCATTGACCTCGTCATGGATTTCGAGATCGTGCCCGCGCCTCCCCAGGGGGTCGGCGAACGCATCAAGGGCAGGCTACTTGTCCGCGCTCCCCATCTTGAAGACGCCTGTCATGGCAGGCTAGGATTGTTACGGGACGAGTCCCGGCAGGAGCTGAGGGCGGTTGGGCGCATGGGTCGTCCGTCGCCGGTCAACTTTTCCCTGGTTGCGGGTGTTGTGGAGTCGACATCACAATAGTCTTCAGGGCCTTGGTCTTCTGGAGATGTGGTAGTCCCTTCCCTATACCGCGAACCCCAAACGCCCGCCCGCGACTGATCATCGCGGCAAGCCCTCAGTTCCGCTTTCTCCATTCGTCGCGCGCGTTCCGCCCCTGCGGCATGTCGCGCATCAGTGAAGGATCCGCGAGTTCCACTACCAGGCTTCGCACCCTTGGAGCGGAGCCATGTTCGATTCGGCCTTCGACCGCACACTCTCATACCGTCTCTCAGCCGCCTACGATTGTTGGGGCAACCGCCGCTCGCTGAGGCGCGGCACGCGGAACGGAATCTGGTTCATCGATGCCAGTGCCATCGACCAGCCGGCGACCGAGGCACAACCGGTTGATCCGGATCCAGCCCGCGAGCGTGGCCTGAGGGAACTCCAATCATCGGGCCGCTTCACGACGCTCGAACTCGCTACCCTGCACTCATTGATCATCGAACGCGCGACGATCGCCGAGATCGCAGAACGGCACGGGTGCAGTCGCCAAGCCGTGATCGCGCGGCTGGTCGGAAACTCGCGCGGCCAGGGCGGCATTCTGAAGAAGGCCCAAGCGCTACTTCGACGGTGAACCCTTATCGGGATGATCAAGGCGACCTCCGCAGCGCCGGCGATGAACCATCGAAGCTGGTTCATCGACCAGATGGCTGACGAACACATGCTGCGCGAAGCGTGGTACCGCGTGCAGCGTGGTGGAAAAACCGGGGGCATCGACGGGATGACCGTCGATGCGTTCCGCCCCGATGTCGAACGGCGCCTGGCGCAGTTGGGCCAGGCGCTGAACACCGACACCTACGTGCCGTCACCGGTCAAACGGGTGCAGATCCCGAAACCGTCTGGCGGCTGGCGCACACTGGGCCTGCCGACGATCGGCGATCGCATCGCACAAACCGCGGCGGCCCTCGTCCTCCACGAGCGCATCGGCGCTCTCTTCTCGGATCGCAGCTTCGCCTATCGTCCCTTCCTTGGACCTCGCCGCGCCGCGCTCTACCTCCGCAGCCGCCTGGCGTCCGCGCGCTGGGTGGTCACCGCCGACATCGAGAAGTTCTTCGACAACGTCGACCACCGCATCATGGCGGACCAGCTCCGAACAACCGGCATGGACGACGCGGGAGTACGGCTGATCCTGAAGTGGTTGACAGCGCCGGCCCACGATGGCAACCAGCGGTACCAGCCAATCAAGGGCCTCCCGCAAGGATCACCCGTCGCACCCATCCTCGCGAACCTGTACCTCACCGGCTTCGACACGACGCTGGAGGCGGAAGGGTTTGCCCACATCCGCTACGCCGACGACTTCGTGGTGCTCGCTGGCGACGAAGCCGAGGCGCGCCGCGCCCTTGGTTACGTGTCTGCCTATCTCGGCTCGCGCCTCCGTCTCGCGATTAAGCCCGCGAAGACCCAGATCGCCGAGGCCAACGAAGGCTTCACCTTCGTCGGTTTTCGCTTTGCCCGGGACACGTGGACCATCCCGGGCGAATCGCTGGCGCGCTTCCAGGAGGGAGTGGAGGCAATTCTCGCGCAGCCCGACCGACACGCGCTGATGAAGGTGGCGAAGTCCCACAACGACCTCGTCCGAGGCTGGCGAAACTACTACCACGGTAATTCCGGCGAGATGGACCGCCAACTCGCCGAACTGGACGCCTGGCGGGTGTGCCAGTGCCGGGCCCACCTGACCCGGTGCGAGCAGGATCCGGATGGCGCCGTCGTGTGGTTCGAGCGGCTCGTCGAAGAGATCAACGAGGTTGCGCCACCGGACACGTACTCGCACCACGAGGAGACAGCCAGCGGCCCACCTGACCTGCCACCTGACGATCTCGACCGGTGGCGGCAGGGCGAGGGGCAACATGGTGAGCAGACAACGCGCGGCGGCGTGTTCGCGAGCACGCGGCAACTTCACGATGCCGCCATCGGCCGCCAGCAGCTGCCAGCGATCGCCGATGACGGCTGGCTCCGCGTTCCCACCTTTGGCAGCTTCGTGGCGAAATCGGCGGCCCTCCTCGTCGTCCGGCGAAAGAAGCAGGTGATCTTCGAGTGCCCGTTCGACGATGTGTCGTGCCTCACCATCGAAGCGAGCGGCGTGGCGCTCTCCACCGTCGTGATCGAGGAGTGCGCGCGCCGCGGGATTCCCGTGGCCGTTTGCCGTCTGTCTGGAAAGCCGGTCGCCCGCATCCTGCCGGCGCGATCACCGCTGGATGCCACGATGGTTCGCAGGCAGTTCGCCGCCAGTTCGGGGAGATCGGGAACGCGGTTGGTTCAGGCCATTCTCGCGGCGAAGCTGTCGAATCAGCGTGCGCTGTTGCTCTACCACAGCAAGTACAGGGGGAGGAGCGTCGCGGTCAGAAGGCGTCTGCTCGAATCGGCCGGCACGATTGCGGAGTGCGCGCGCCAGATCGCGCTCCTGTCGGACGTGCCGATGCGAGATGCGAGGCGGCCGTTGTTTCTCGCTGAAGCCGGGGCCGCCGCTTACTACTGGCAGGCCTTCGCCTGCCTCGTTCCACCCGGGCTCGGGTTCAAGGGCCGTCTTCATCGTGAGGCGGACGACGTGGTGAACAAGGCCCTGAACTACGGCTATGCCCTCCTGCTCAGCCGGGTCTGGGTGGCCGTTCACCGGGCCGGCATGGAGCCGACCCTTGGCCTTCTGCACACGGGCCGGCGACGGTCTGCCGGCCTTGTGTTCGACTTGATGGAGCCATTCCGCCAGCCGGTTGTGGACAAGGCGGTGCTTGGCCTGATCGGGCGCGGCGCCAGGCTGGAATTGAATGAGAAGCGGGAGTTGACGCTCCGTACCCGCGCTCTGCTTCAGGGAGCGATCGCGCGCCGTCTCGACCGTGGGCGGAACAGCGCGTCCGGAGGTCTGCTCCACGACATTCATCGCGGCACTCTCGGTTTTCGGCGGGCGCTCAGCGACGGCACCGCGTATCAGCCCTATCGAATGACATGGTGAATACCCTCGTACTCTATGACGTCGCCACCCGACGGAGTCGCGCGCGGCTCGAGGCGCTGCTTCGCCAGCATGGATTCATGTGGCTGTTCCCTAACGCCCGCTGGTCGGAGCGCCCGTTCGCACGGCATGACCGGCTGGCGCTACGAGTACGCGCCTGCCTCCGCACTGAGGCCTACCGGGTCGTGTTCATCCAGATCTCGGCAAAGGAAAGGACACAAGCTCTATGGCTGACCTCAACCAAGCCTCGATAGTCGACGTTCGCGTCGTCGCGCTCTATCCGGGCAAGATCACCCGGCTGGCGGGTTGCCCTGGCGTACGGTTCCGCAGCCGGAAACAGGCGCAGTGCACCCTCGTGCCGTGCAGGATCGATGCACTCGACGGCCGCTCAGTGGCCACGCCGGAGTATCCGATTCCTGAAGGTACGCCGGCCCCGAAGTACCGACTGCAGTTCGAGACGACGCGGGTGCCGGTGGAAGACCGCAGGATTCTATGTGTCGTGCTCTCGGCCGAACCGGAGGACTGGAAGGCGGACCCAGAGCAAACGCTGCTGTCCCCCATCTTCGACGATGGGCATCGGATGATCTTCGAGTTCCGTCGCGCCCACATCCTTCGTGTCGATCGGCGGGGCAACCTTGAAACGCGGCTGGTCGCTGTCGACCCCGTCCGCGGCGTCGTCGGCACCAAGACTATTCACCGATTCGACACGCGACTCACAGGCTTGGCCACGCGATGCACCGAACATCTGGCGGGCGCAATCGATCTCTTTCCGATGCGCGACAGGGAGCCGCTCGCGCAACGGCCGCAGGTTCCGGAGGGAGAGGCCAATCTGTCGTTCGAGCCGGGCCGGCGAGCACGACTGAACTAAGAACTCCTTATCTCGCGACGCATTCGACGCTGTTGCGCACACGCTCCACGACGCTACAATGTCGCTATGAGCGGACAGGCGGCAACCCCCAAGGCCCAGATGATCGAGCTCATCGACAAGCAGCCCGATGACAGTTCTTACGATGAATTGCTTCGAGAACTGGCGTTCGCTCGAATGGTCGACCGCGGGCTCGCGGACTCCGACGCTGGTCGGACGGTTTCCCACGACGCGATGAAGCGGACGATCGAGTCGTGGCGGAAATAGCCTGGACAGCTGAAGCACAGCGCTGGTTGAAGGACATTCACGAGTATATCGCCACCGACAATCCGGACGCGGCTCA
This genomic stretch from Vicinamibacterales bacterium harbors:
- the cas1 gene encoding CRISPR-associated endonuclease Cas1; translated protein: MIKATSAAPAMNHRSWFIDQMADEHMLREAWYRVQRGGKTGGIDGMTVDAFRPDVERRLAQLGQALNTDTYVPSPVKRVQIPKPSGGWRTLGLPTIGDRIAQTAAALVLHERIGALFSDRSFAYRPFLGPRRAALYLRSRLASARWVVTADIEKFFDNVDHRIMADQLRTTGMDDAGVRLILKWLTAPAHDGNQRYQPIKGLPQGSPVAPILANLYLTGFDTTLEAEGFAHIRYADDFVVLAGDEAEARRALGYVSAYLGSRLRLAIKPAKTQIAEANEGFTFVGFRFARDTWTIPGESLARFQEGVEAILAQPDRHALMKVAKSHNDLVRGWRNYYHGNSGEMDRQLAELDAWRVCQCRAHLTRCEQDPDGAVVWFERLVEEINEVAPPDTYSHHEETASGPPDLPPDDLDRWRQGEGQHGEQTTRGGVFASTRQLHDAAIGRQQLPAIADDGWLRVPTFGSFVAKSAALLVVRRKKQVIFECPFDDVSCLTIEASGVALSTVVIEECARRGIPVAVCRLSGKPVARILPARSPLDATMVRRQFAASSGRSGTRLVQAILAAKLSNQRALLLYHSKYRGRSVAVRRRLLESAGTIAECARQIALLSDVPMRDARRPLFLAEAGAAAYYWQAFACLVPPGLGFKGRLHREADDVVNKALNYGYALLLSRVWVAVHRAGMEPTLGLLHTGRRRSAGLVFDLMEPFRQPVVDKAVLGLIGRGARLELNEKRELTLRTRALLQGAIARRLDRGRNSASGGLLHDIHRGTLGFRRALSDGTAYQPYRMTW